One Nocardioides luti DNA window includes the following coding sequences:
- a CDS encoding VIT1/CCC1 transporter family protein, with product MTTDATDAPDVAQPVGPHEDEPHDSGLNNRLNWLRASVLGANDGIVSTAGLVVGVAGATTDRTAILVAGIAGLAAGALSMGAGEYVSVSTQRDSEHALLAKERRELAEDPEDELAELADIYVQKGLSEELALQVARQLTEHDALGAHAEAELGIDPDDLTNPWSAAWASMLSFTVGALLPLLTIVLVVAGWRVPVTVVAVVGALALTGWASARFGYGPAKKAVLRNMAGGLFAMLVTFLIGQLVGTQI from the coding sequence ATGACCACCGACGCCACCGACGCGCCCGACGTCGCCCAGCCCGTCGGGCCGCACGAGGACGAGCCGCACGACAGCGGCCTGAACAACCGGCTGAACTGGCTGCGCGCCTCCGTGCTCGGCGCCAACGACGGCATCGTCTCGACCGCCGGCCTCGTGGTCGGCGTCGCCGGCGCCACCACCGACCGCACCGCGATCCTCGTCGCCGGGATCGCGGGGCTGGCCGCCGGCGCGCTGAGCATGGGCGCGGGGGAGTACGTCTCCGTGAGCACCCAGCGCGACTCCGAGCACGCCCTGCTCGCCAAGGAGCGCCGCGAGCTGGCCGAGGACCCCGAGGACGAGCTCGCCGAGCTGGCCGACATCTACGTGCAGAAGGGCCTCTCCGAGGAGCTCGCCCTGCAGGTCGCCCGCCAGCTGACCGAGCACGACGCGCTCGGCGCGCACGCCGAGGCCGAGCTCGGCATCGACCCCGACGACCTCACCAACCCGTGGTCCGCCGCCTGGGCCTCGATGCTGTCCTTCACGGTCGGCGCGCTGCTGCCGCTGCTCACGATCGTGCTCGTGGTCGCCGGCTGGCGGGTCCCGGTGACAGTCGTCGCGGTCGTGGGGGCCCTGGCCCTCACCGGCTGGGCCAGCGCCCGCTTCGGCTACGGACCCGCGAAGAAGGCGGTGCTCCGCAACATGGCGGGCGGGCTGTTCGCGATGCTCGTGACGTTCCTCATCGGGCAGCTGGTCGGCACCCAGATCTGA
- the treY gene encoding malto-oligosyltrehalose synthase, translated as MRKPTSTYRFQITEDFDLFEATRRLPYLQELGVDWVYLSPLLAAEPGSSHGYDVVRHDRIDPARGGAEGLAALSAEARRLGLGVLVDIVPNHVGVATPRESTWWWDLLQHGRGSAYAEAFDVDWEAGGGRLRIPVVGDDDEAAIEVADGELRYHDMRFPLAPGTSTHDEQHYELVNWRVADSGLNYRRFFAVNTLAAIRVEDPQVFDASHVEIRRWFDEHLVDGLRVDHPDGLRDPQHYLDDLSDLTRDAYVLVEKILEPGEELPTDWATAGTTGYDALAHIDRVLTDPAGQEPLDALEARLSGGAVDWPLDWQSLIHDTKRAVADGILNSEVNRITREVLAVLGEPVVEDGAPASTPVVEEGALAPVSKPRLADAVAELVACFPVYRSYLPGGRDHLEQAFALAREHRPDLAAPLDALLPVLSDPDAAPAQRFQQTSGMVMAKGVEDCAFYRYNRLTSLNEVGGDPSIFALDADGFHAHMAERQRSWPDAMVTLSTHDTKRGEDVRARITALAEIPHVWEAHLDELLTLSPLPDPSFGALLWQAILGAWPAQPQTDLRERLHGYAEKAMREAGDRTQWTSPDEHYERAVHAAVDASLDSEPVRRVLAELLQHVVAPGWSNALAAKLLSITIPGVPDVYQGSELWEQSLVDPDNRRPVDFGVRRDLLDAVRDGARLPLHHSEEDGGGAKLAVTHHALTLRRDRAELFTSYAPVGASGDAAGHVLAFDRGGAVTVVTRLPIGLAARGGWGDTTLDLPAGTWRDALTGRLVVEEVAQHPSRSHGVRLAELLADLPVALLVKES; from the coding sequence ATGCGCAAGCCGACAAGCACCTACCGGTTCCAGATCACCGAGGACTTCGACCTGTTCGAGGCCACCAGGCGGTTGCCGTACCTGCAGGAGCTCGGGGTCGACTGGGTCTACCTCTCCCCGTTGCTCGCCGCCGAGCCGGGCAGCAGCCACGGCTACGACGTCGTCCGGCACGACCGCATCGACCCCGCCCGCGGCGGGGCTGAGGGCCTCGCGGCGCTGTCGGCCGAGGCCCGGCGACTCGGGCTGGGCGTGCTCGTCGACATCGTGCCGAACCACGTCGGCGTGGCAACGCCCCGCGAGTCGACGTGGTGGTGGGACCTCCTGCAGCACGGCCGCGGGTCGGCGTACGCCGAGGCCTTCGACGTCGACTGGGAGGCCGGGGGCGGCCGCCTGCGGATCCCCGTCGTCGGTGACGACGACGAGGCCGCGATCGAGGTCGCCGACGGCGAGCTGCGCTACCACGACATGCGCTTCCCGCTCGCGCCCGGGACGTCGACGCACGACGAGCAGCACTACGAGCTGGTCAACTGGCGCGTCGCCGACAGCGGGCTGAACTACCGCCGCTTCTTCGCGGTCAACACGCTCGCCGCAATCCGGGTCGAGGACCCGCAGGTCTTCGACGCCTCGCACGTCGAGATCCGGCGCTGGTTCGACGAGCACCTCGTCGACGGGCTGCGCGTGGACCACCCCGACGGCCTGCGCGACCCGCAGCACTACCTCGACGACCTCTCGGACCTGACCCGCGACGCCTACGTGCTCGTCGAGAAGATCCTGGAGCCCGGCGAGGAGCTGCCCACCGACTGGGCGACCGCCGGCACGACGGGGTACGACGCCCTCGCCCACATCGACCGGGTGCTCACCGACCCCGCCGGGCAGGAGCCGCTCGACGCGCTCGAGGCGCGGCTCAGCGGTGGAGCGGTCGACTGGCCCCTCGACTGGCAGAGCCTGATCCACGACACCAAGCGCGCCGTCGCCGACGGGATCCTGAACTCCGAGGTCAACCGGATCACCCGCGAGGTGCTGGCGGTCCTCGGCGAGCCCGTGGTCGAGGACGGCGCCCCGGCGTCGACCCCGGTGGTTGAGGAGGGCGCCCTGGCGCCCGTCTCGAAACCACGCCTCGCCGACGCGGTGGCCGAGCTGGTGGCGTGCTTCCCGGTCTACCGCTCCTACCTCCCCGGCGGCCGCGACCACCTCGAGCAGGCGTTCGCGCTGGCCCGCGAGCACCGCCCCGACCTCGCGGCGCCGCTGGACGCCCTGCTGCCGGTGCTCTCCGACCCGGACGCCGCGCCCGCGCAGCGCTTCCAGCAGACCAGCGGCATGGTGATGGCCAAGGGTGTGGAGGACTGCGCGTTCTACCGCTACAACCGGCTCACCTCGCTCAACGAGGTCGGCGGCGACCCGAGCATCTTCGCGCTCGACGCCGACGGCTTCCACGCGCACATGGCCGAGCGGCAGCGGTCCTGGCCGGACGCCATGGTCACCCTGTCGACCCACGACACCAAGCGCGGCGAGGACGTGCGCGCCCGGATCACCGCGCTCGCCGAGATCCCCCACGTCTGGGAGGCGCACCTGGACGAGCTGCTGACGCTGTCGCCGCTCCCCGACCCGTCGTTCGGCGCGCTGCTCTGGCAGGCGATCCTCGGCGCCTGGCCGGCACAGCCGCAGACCGACCTGCGCGAGCGCCTGCACGGCTACGCCGAGAAGGCGATGCGCGAGGCCGGGGACCGCACGCAGTGGACCTCGCCGGACGAGCACTACGAGCGCGCCGTGCACGCGGCCGTCGACGCCTCGCTCGACTCCGAGCCGGTCCGCCGGGTGCTGGCCGAGCTGCTGCAGCACGTCGTCGCGCCCGGCTGGAGCAACGCGCTCGCGGCCAAGCTGCTGTCGATCACGATCCCCGGCGTGCCCGACGTCTACCAGGGCAGCGAGCTGTGGGAGCAGAGCCTGGTCGACCCCGACAACCGACGCCCGGTCGACTTCGGCGTGCGCCGCGACCTGCTCGACGCGGTCCGCGACGGTGCCCGGCTGCCGCTGCACCACTCCGAGGAGGACGGCGGCGGCGCCAAGCTGGCCGTCACGCACCACGCGCTGACGCTGCGCCGCGACCGGGCCGAGCTGTTCACGTCGTACGCCCCGGTGGGCGCGTCCGGCGACGCGGCCGGCCACGTGCTCGCCTTCGACCGCGGCGGCGCCGTCACCGTCGTCACCCGGCTGCCCATCGGGCTCGCCGCCCGCGGGGGCTGGGGCGACACCACGCTCGACCTGCCCGCCGGCACGTGGCGCGACGCGCTCACCGGCCGTCTGGTGGTCGAGGAGGTTGCCCAGCACCCGTCTCGAAGCCACGGCGTACGCCTCGCCGAGCTCCTCGCCGACCTGCCCGTCGCCCTGCTCGTGAAGGAGTCCTGA
- a CDS encoding NAD(P) transhydrogenase subunit alpha translates to MSEAVVWLTIFVLSVFVGVEVISKVSSTLHTPLMSGANAIHGVILLGAILVTGSTDNTVALVVGLVAIVLAAVNMVGGFVVTDRMLQMFTRRKPAAPKGDDA, encoded by the coding sequence ATGAGCGAGGCAGTCGTCTGGCTGACGATCTTCGTGCTGTCCGTCTTCGTCGGCGTCGAGGTGATCTCCAAGGTCTCCTCGACGCTGCACACGCCGCTGATGTCCGGCGCCAACGCGATCCACGGGGTGATCCTGCTCGGCGCGATCCTGGTGACCGGCAGCACCGACAACACCGTGGCGCTCGTGGTCGGGCTCGTCGCGATCGTGCTCGCCGCCGTGAACATGGTCGGCGGCTTCGTCGTGACCGACCGGATGCTGCAGATGTTCACGCGCCGCAAGCCGGCCGCCCCCAAGGGAGACGACGCATGA
- the glgX gene encoding glycogen debranching protein GlgX, translating to MEIWPGTAYPLGATFDGSGTNFALFSEVAERVELCLFDADGTETRLELTEVDAYVWHGYLPMVQPGQRYGYRVHGPWDPSKGQRCNPNKLLLDPYAKATSGDIEWDQSLFSYDFGDPDSRNDDDSAARMMKSVVITPFFDWEGDRHLAIPYNESIIYEAHVKGLTQLHPDIPEEQRGTYAGLAHPAVTEHLTKLGITAIELMPVHQFVQDSTLVEKGLRNYWGYNTIGFFAPEASYAASGEGQQVQEFKSMVKAMHMAGIEVILDVVYNHTAEGNHLGPTLSMRGIDNEAYYRLVEDDEQFYMDYTGTGNSLNVRHPHSLQLIMDSLRYWVTEMHVDGFRFDLASTLAREFYEVDRLATFFELVQQDPVVSQVKLIAEPWDVGPGGYQVGGFPPQWTEWNGAYRDTVRDFWRGEPSLGEFASRIAGSSDLYEHSGRRPFASINFVTAHDGFTLRDLVSYNEKHNEANGEDNNDGESHNRSWNHGAEGPTDDPEILELRAREQRNFLATLLLSQGVPMLLHGDEMSRSQDGNNNTYAQDSEIAWMHWDKADKPLVEFTAAVTRLRKEHPTFHRKRFFTGKTVRIGDGDSERLNDIVWLSVWGKPMEEDDWESGTKVIGMYLNGHGIAGKDARGGTITDDHFLLYFNADGPAEVTLPADEYAAAWDVVIDTGGSADDADTYPAGSTVQLETRSLVVLREHAEPESEPDHSVAASLAALSGSTAANDAVASTTRRTNG from the coding sequence GTGGAGATCTGGCCCGGTACGGCGTACCCCCTGGGCGCGACGTTCGACGGCAGCGGCACCAACTTCGCACTGTTCAGCGAGGTGGCCGAGCGCGTGGAGCTCTGCCTGTTCGACGCCGACGGCACCGAGACCCGGCTGGAGCTGACCGAGGTCGACGCCTACGTCTGGCACGGCTACCTGCCGATGGTCCAGCCCGGTCAGCGCTACGGCTACCGCGTGCACGGCCCGTGGGACCCGAGCAAGGGCCAGCGCTGCAACCCGAACAAGCTCCTGCTCGACCCCTACGCCAAGGCGACCAGCGGCGACATCGAGTGGGACCAGTCGCTGTTCTCCTACGACTTCGGCGACCCGGACTCGCGCAACGACGACGACTCCGCCGCCCGGATGATGAAGAGCGTCGTCATCACGCCGTTCTTCGACTGGGAGGGCGACCGCCACCTGGCGATCCCCTACAACGAGTCGATCATCTACGAGGCCCACGTCAAGGGGCTCACGCAGCTGCACCCGGACATCCCGGAGGAGCAGCGCGGGACGTACGCCGGTCTCGCGCACCCGGCCGTGACCGAGCACCTCACCAAGCTCGGCATCACCGCGATCGAGCTGATGCCGGTGCACCAGTTCGTCCAGGACAGCACCCTCGTCGAGAAGGGCCTGCGCAACTACTGGGGCTACAACACCATCGGCTTCTTCGCCCCCGAGGCGTCGTACGCCGCCAGCGGCGAGGGCCAGCAGGTCCAGGAGTTCAAGTCGATGGTGAAGGCCATGCACATGGCCGGCATCGAGGTCATCCTCGACGTGGTCTACAACCACACCGCGGAGGGCAACCACCTCGGCCCGACGCTGAGCATGCGCGGCATCGACAACGAGGCGTACTACCGCCTGGTCGAGGACGACGAGCAGTTCTACATGGACTACACCGGCACCGGGAACTCCCTCAACGTCCGGCACCCGCACTCGCTGCAGCTGATCATGGACTCGCTGCGCTACTGGGTCACCGAGATGCACGTCGACGGCTTCCGCTTCGACCTCGCCTCGACGCTCGCCCGCGAGTTCTACGAGGTCGACCGGCTCGCGACGTTCTTCGAGCTCGTGCAGCAGGACCCGGTGGTCAGCCAGGTCAAGCTGATCGCGGAGCCCTGGGACGTCGGCCCCGGCGGCTACCAGGTCGGCGGCTTCCCGCCCCAGTGGACGGAGTGGAACGGCGCCTACCGCGACACCGTGCGCGACTTCTGGCGCGGCGAGCCCTCGCTGGGAGAGTTCGCCAGCCGGATCGCCGGCTCGTCCGACCTCTACGAGCACTCGGGCCGCCGGCCGTTCGCCAGCATCAACTTCGTCACCGCCCACGACGGCTTCACCCTGCGCGACCTCGTGTCGTACAACGAGAAGCACAACGAGGCCAACGGCGAGGACAACAACGACGGCGAGAGCCACAACCGCTCGTGGAACCACGGGGCGGAGGGGCCGACCGACGACCCCGAGATCCTCGAGCTGCGGGCACGCGAGCAGCGCAACTTCCTCGCCACCCTGCTGCTCAGCCAGGGCGTGCCGATGCTGCTGCACGGCGACGAGATGAGCCGCTCGCAGGACGGCAACAACAACACCTACGCCCAGGACTCCGAGATCGCCTGGATGCACTGGGACAAGGCCGACAAGCCGCTCGTGGAGTTCACCGCCGCCGTCACCCGGCTGCGCAAGGAGCACCCGACCTTCCACCGCAAGCGCTTCTTCACCGGCAAGACCGTGCGCATCGGCGACGGCGACAGCGAGCGCCTCAACGACATCGTCTGGCTCTCGGTCTGGGGCAAGCCGATGGAGGAGGACGACTGGGAGAGCGGCACCAAGGTCATCGGGATGTACCTCAACGGGCACGGCATCGCCGGCAAGGACGCCCGCGGCGGCACCATCACCGACGACCACTTCCTGCTCTACTTCAACGCCGACGGGCCGGCCGAGGTCACCCTCCCGGCCGACGAGTACGCCGCCGCCTGGGACGTGGTCATCGACACCGGGGGCTCGGCCGACGACGCCGACACCTACCCGGCCGGGTCCACGGTCCAGCTCGAGACCCGCAGCCTGGTCGTGCTCCGCGAGCACGCCGAGCCCGAGTCCGAGCCCGACCACTCGGTGGCCGCCTCGCTGGCCGCACTGTCCGGGTCGACGGCCGCGAACGACGCGGTCGCGTCCACCACCCGGCGTACGAACGGCTGA
- a CDS encoding acyl-CoA dehydrogenase family protein has translation MKRRIYDEDHEAFRGSVREFLERSVVPHVDQHAADKALPREFWLEAGKQGFLGLEVPEEYGGSEAGDYRFNAVLMEELSKVNAALSSCVGIHADIVAPYLVELTTEEQRKRWLPGVASGEILTAIGMTEPSGGSDLAALKTTAVRDGDDWVLNGSKTFITNGYSADLVVVAARTSPEKKAKGITLFGVETAKEGFSRGRKLDKVGQDESDTAELFFENLRCTDDDIVGELDNGFIHMMQNLPQERLGCAISNLAHAKQILEETLQYTKDRKAFGQGVGSFQHNKFLLAELFTQIDVTQAYVDQCVEAHAAKELTPIDAAKAKWWTSQIQNDVLDHCVQLHGGYGFMNEYRVARAWRDARVSKIWAGSNEIMKELIGRDLGL, from the coding sequence ATGAAGCGCCGCATCTACGACGAGGACCACGAAGCCTTCCGCGGATCCGTCCGCGAGTTCCTGGAGCGGTCGGTGGTCCCGCACGTGGACCAGCACGCCGCCGACAAGGCCCTGCCCCGCGAGTTCTGGCTCGAGGCCGGCAAGCAGGGGTTCCTCGGCCTCGAGGTGCCGGAGGAGTACGGCGGCAGCGAGGCCGGCGACTACCGGTTCAACGCGGTGCTGATGGAGGAGCTCTCCAAGGTCAACGCCGCCCTCTCGTCCTGCGTGGGCATCCACGCCGACATCGTGGCGCCGTACCTCGTCGAGCTGACCACCGAGGAGCAGCGCAAGCGCTGGCTGCCCGGCGTCGCCTCCGGCGAGATTCTCACCGCCATCGGCATGACCGAGCCCAGCGGCGGCTCCGACCTCGCCGCCCTCAAGACCACCGCGGTCCGCGACGGCGACGACTGGGTCCTCAACGGCTCCAAGACCTTCATCACCAACGGCTACTCCGCCGACCTCGTGGTCGTCGCGGCGCGCACCTCGCCGGAGAAGAAGGCCAAGGGCATCACGCTCTTCGGCGTCGAGACCGCCAAGGAGGGCTTCAGCCGCGGCCGCAAGCTCGACAAGGTCGGCCAGGACGAGTCCGACACCGCCGAGCTGTTCTTCGAGAACCTCCGCTGCACCGACGACGACATCGTGGGCGAGCTCGACAACGGCTTCATCCACATGATGCAGAACCTCCCCCAGGAGCGCCTGGGCTGCGCGATCTCGAACCTCGCGCACGCCAAGCAGATCCTCGAGGAGACGCTGCAGTACACCAAGGACCGCAAGGCCTTCGGCCAGGGCGTCGGCTCCTTCCAGCACAACAAGTTCCTGCTCGCCGAGCTGTTCACGCAGATCGACGTCACCCAGGCGTACGTCGACCAGTGCGTCGAGGCGCACGCCGCCAAGGAGCTCACGCCCATCGACGCGGCCAAGGCCAAGTGGTGGACCTCGCAGATCCAGAACGACGTCCTCGACCACTGCGTGCAGCTGCACGGCGGCTACGGCTTCATGAACGAGTACCGCGTCGCCCGCGCCTGGCGCGACGCCCGCGTCTCGAAGATCTGGGCCGGCTCGAACGAGATCATGAAGGAGCTCATCGGCCGCGACCTCGGCCTCTGA
- a CDS encoding MDR family MFS transporter has product MEITRASVGLRSERGPILLAVMLSVGLVAIDSTILATAVPAVVDDLGGFAQFPWLFSVYLLAQAVSVPIYGKLADLVGRKPIMLVGVGLFVVGSLLCGVAWGMGSLIAFRVLQGLGAGAVQPIGMTIVGDIYSLEERAKVQGYIASVWAAASLVGPTLGGVFSDYLSWRWIFLVNLPIGMAAAWVLWRRFDEKIVRSRHHVDVAGALLLAVGGTLLLLGLLEGGVRWGWGSPQSVGIFVVAALLLVGFVQVERRSPEPVLPLWIFRDRVLNAAAAASFVVGVLMLGLSSYVPLYAQSVLGHGAVMAGLALAAMTIGWPIAATTSGRFYLSIGFKLTMLMGAGFAVAGAMLLLTVGPDASLLHLALPCFVMGIGFGFVASPAVVAAQSSVAWQHRGVATGANMFARSVGSAVGIAVFGAIVNSIVASRTGGTVPDLEHLPSGVLDPAIHAVFVASAVVSVVLLGVGLLMPRRLVEPATEQ; this is encoded by the coding sequence GTGGAGATCACACGGGCCAGCGTCGGGCTGCGCAGCGAGCGCGGACCGATCCTGCTCGCGGTGATGCTCTCGGTGGGCCTGGTGGCCATCGACTCCACGATCCTCGCGACCGCGGTGCCCGCGGTGGTCGACGACCTCGGCGGCTTCGCGCAGTTCCCGTGGCTGTTCTCGGTCTACCTGCTCGCGCAAGCCGTCTCGGTCCCGATCTACGGCAAGCTCGCCGACCTCGTCGGCCGCAAGCCGATCATGCTCGTGGGTGTCGGCCTGTTCGTGGTCGGCTCCCTGCTCTGCGGTGTCGCGTGGGGGATGGGCTCGCTGATCGCCTTCCGGGTGCTCCAGGGCCTGGGCGCCGGCGCGGTCCAGCCGATCGGCATGACGATCGTCGGCGACATCTACTCCCTCGAGGAGCGCGCCAAGGTGCAGGGCTACATCGCCAGTGTCTGGGCCGCGGCCTCGCTGGTCGGCCCGACGCTGGGCGGGGTCTTCTCCGACTACCTGTCGTGGCGCTGGATCTTCCTGGTCAACCTGCCGATCGGGATGGCGGCCGCGTGGGTCCTGTGGCGCCGCTTCGACGAGAAGATCGTGCGCAGCCGGCACCACGTCGACGTCGCGGGCGCGCTGCTGCTCGCGGTCGGCGGCACCCTGCTCCTGCTGGGGCTGCTCGAGGGCGGCGTGCGCTGGGGCTGGGGCTCCCCGCAGAGCGTCGGGATCTTCGTCGTGGCTGCGCTCCTGCTGGTCGGCTTCGTCCAGGTCGAACGGCGCTCGCCGGAGCCGGTGCTGCCGCTGTGGATCTTCCGCGACCGCGTGCTGAACGCCGCGGCCGCCGCGTCGTTCGTCGTCGGCGTCCTGATGCTCGGGCTGTCGTCGTACGTCCCTCTCTACGCGCAGTCCGTGCTCGGCCACGGCGCCGTGATGGCCGGGCTGGCGCTCGCGGCGATGACGATCGGCTGGCCGATCGCGGCGACCACCTCGGGGCGGTTCTACCTCTCGATCGGCTTCAAGCTGACGATGCTGATGGGGGCCGGCTTCGCGGTCGCCGGCGCGATGCTGCTGCTGACGGTCGGCCCCGACGCGTCCCTGCTGCACCTCGCGCTGCCGTGCTTCGTGATGGGGATCGGCTTCGGCTTCGTGGCGAGCCCCGCGGTCGTCGCCGCCCAGAGCTCGGTGGCCTGGCAGCACCGCGGCGTCGCGACCGGCGCCAACATGTTCGCCCGCTCGGTCGGCAGCGCGGTCGGCATCGCCGTCTTCGGCGCGATCGTCAACTCGATCGTCGCCTCGCGCACGGGGGGCACCGTGCCCGACCTCGAGCACCTGCCGTCCGGCGTCCTGGACCCGGCGATCCACGCCGTGTTCGTCGCCTCCGCGGTCGTCTCGGTGGTGCTGCTGGGTGTGGGCCTGCTCATGCCGCGACGTCTCGTGGAGCCCGCTACCGAGCAGTAG
- a CDS encoding NAD(P) transhydrogenase subunit alpha: MKIAVARETRDGESRVAMVPELVEKLTGLGYAVAVQPDAGRHALIDDEEYRSAGATVDDGALDDADLVVSVQPLGTDAIRRLPAGAATVSFLPTGQEPEIVRQLRDSGVTSFAMELVPRISRAQSMDALSSQALVSGYRCAIVAAGLLRRFFPLNMTAAGTVKPAQVVVLGAGVAGLQAIATAKRLGAVVKAYDVRAAAAEEIRSMGAVAIELELETLEGAGGYAREMTEDRAARQRELLAPYIAAADALITTAAVPGRTAPMLVTRQMVEAMSPGSVVVDLAAETGGNVEGSVAGEVVRLGNAQVWGGRNVPSQMPGPASRLYAQNIVNLVTLMTESSEEAGAARFAPDFEDEIVTGACVTRDGAIHHGPTREAIEGPDPEPAGVPAPEPDPGASDAPFDQEAES, encoded by the coding sequence GTGAAGATCGCTGTAGCAAGGGAGACCCGTGACGGTGAGTCGCGCGTCGCGATGGTGCCCGAGCTGGTCGAGAAGCTGACCGGTCTGGGGTACGCCGTCGCGGTGCAGCCAGACGCCGGACGCCACGCACTCATCGATGACGAGGAGTACCGCTCCGCCGGTGCCACCGTCGACGACGGTGCCCTCGACGACGCCGACCTGGTCGTCTCGGTCCAGCCCCTCGGCACCGACGCGATCCGCCGGCTGCCCGCCGGGGCCGCGACGGTGTCCTTCCTGCCGACCGGCCAGGAGCCGGAGATCGTCCGGCAGTTGCGTGACAGCGGCGTGACGTCGTTCGCGATGGAGCTGGTGCCCCGCATCTCCCGCGCCCAGTCGATGGACGCGCTGTCCTCGCAGGCGCTGGTGTCCGGCTACCGCTGCGCGATCGTGGCCGCGGGCCTGCTGCGCCGCTTCTTCCCCCTCAACATGACCGCCGCAGGCACGGTGAAGCCCGCGCAGGTCGTTGTGCTCGGTGCCGGCGTCGCCGGGCTCCAGGCGATCGCCACGGCCAAGCGCCTCGGCGCGGTCGTCAAGGCGTACGACGTCCGCGCGGCCGCCGCCGAGGAGATCCGCTCGATGGGCGCGGTTGCGATCGAGCTGGAGCTGGAGACCCTGGAGGGCGCGGGCGGCTACGCCCGCGAGATGACCGAGGACCGCGCGGCCCGCCAGCGCGAGCTGCTCGCGCCGTACATCGCCGCCGCCGACGCGCTCATCACCACCGCCGCCGTCCCCGGGCGCACCGCACCGATGCTCGTCACGCGGCAGATGGTCGAGGCGATGAGCCCCGGCTCGGTCGTCGTCGACCTCGCCGCCGAGACCGGCGGGAACGTCGAGGGCTCGGTCGCCGGCGAGGTGGTCCGGCTCGGCAACGCCCAGGTGTGGGGCGGGCGCAACGTGCCCAGCCAGATGCCCGGGCCGGCCTCGCGGCTCTACGCCCAGAACATCGTCAACCTCGTCACGCTGATGACCGAGTCGTCCGAGGAGGCCGGCGCCGCCCGCTTCGCGCCGGACTTCGAGGACGAGATCGTCACCGGCGCCTGCGTCACGCGCGACGGCGCGATCCACCACGGACCGACCCGCGAGGCGATCGAGGGCCCGGACCCCGAGCCCGCCGGCGTACCCGCCCCGGAGCCCGACCCGGGGGCGTCCGACGCCCCCTTCGACCAGGAGGCCGAGTCATGA
- a CDS encoding NAD(P)(+) transhydrogenase (Re/Si-specific) subunit beta — MIPTWAQLLYLLGAVAFILALKGLSGPKTARTGNLIGAVAAVLACAIPFFYADLDHVPLILAAIAVGTAGGLYGARTVQMTQMPQMVALFNGVGGGAAALVALLELHEIVELHDRFPGYDVESFTLVATAFTILVGSVSFAGSVVTFAKLQELMTSRPVVFPGLPVLFGGGFVAAVVISVLMVREPMMWGGIALALLGLLVGALLVLPVGGADVPIVISLLNAFTGLTVAAGGYVLSNTLLLVAGTLVGASGTFLTLLMAKAMGRSVANILFGALKGGSTLGAGEASDRPVKSAGPEDVAILLGYADRVIIVPGYGLAVAQAQHTLRELVDVLIARGTQVDYAIHPVAGRMPGHMNVLLAEAQVPYEQLIEMDDINGEFKNTDVVLVVGANDVVNPAAKTTPGAPIYGMPILNADEAKQVVFMKRSMRPGFAGIENELLFEPSTTLLFGDAKESLGKLLNAVKAL, encoded by the coding sequence ATGATCCCCACCTGGGCCCAGCTCCTCTACCTCCTCGGCGCGGTCGCCTTCATCCTCGCGCTCAAGGGACTCTCCGGGCCGAAGACGGCCCGGACCGGCAACCTGATCGGGGCGGTCGCGGCCGTCCTGGCCTGCGCCATCCCGTTCTTCTACGCCGACCTCGACCACGTGCCGCTGATCCTGGCCGCGATCGCCGTGGGCACGGCGGGCGGGCTGTACGGCGCCCGCACCGTGCAGATGACCCAGATGCCCCAGATGGTGGCGCTGTTCAACGGCGTCGGCGGCGGCGCGGCGGCCCTCGTGGCCCTGCTCGAGCTGCACGAGATCGTCGAGCTGCACGACCGCTTCCCGGGCTACGACGTGGAGTCGTTCACGCTGGTCGCGACCGCGTTCACGATCTTGGTCGGGTCGGTGTCGTTCGCCGGCTCGGTGGTCACCTTCGCCAAGCTCCAGGAGCTGATGACCTCCCGCCCGGTGGTCTTCCCCGGCCTCCCGGTCCTCTTCGGCGGCGGCTTCGTCGCCGCCGTCGTGATCTCCGTGCTGATGGTCCGCGAGCCGATGATGTGGGGCGGCATCGCCCTGGCCCTGCTCGGGCTCCTCGTCGGCGCCCTGCTGGTGCTGCCGGTCGGCGGTGCCGACGTCCCCATCGTCATCTCGCTGCTCAACGCCTTCACCGGCCTGACCGTGGCCGCCGGTGGCTACGTCCTGTCGAACACGCTGCTTCTGGTCGCCGGCACGCTCGTCGGTGCCTCGGGCACGTTCCTCACGCTGCTGATGGCCAAGGCCATGGGCCGCTCCGTCGCCAACATCCTCTTCGGGGCCCTCAAGGGCGGCTCGACGCTCGGCGCCGGCGAGGCCTCCGACCGCCCGGTGAAGTCCGCCGGGCCCGAGGACGTCGCCATCCTGCTCGGGTACGCCGACCGCGTGATCATCGTGCCCGGCTACGGCCTCGCCGTCGCCCAGGCCCAGCACACGCTGCGCGAGCTCGTCGACGTGCTGATCGCCCGCGGGACCCAGGTCGACTACGCGATCCACCCGGTCGCCGGCCGGATGCCCGGGCACATGAACGTCCTGCTCGCCGAGGCCCAGGTGCCCTACGAGCAGCTGATCGAGATGGACGACATCAACGGCGAGTTCAAGAACACCGACGTCGTCCTCGTCGTCGGCGCCAACGACGTCGTCAACCCGGCCGCCAAGACCACCCCGGGCGCCCCGATCTACGGCATGCCGATCCTCAACGCCGACGAGGCCAAGCAGGTCGTCTTCATGAAGCGCTCGATGCGCCCCGGCTTCGCCGGCATCGAGAACGAGCTGCTCTTCGAGCCGTCCACCACCCTGCTCTTCGGCGACGCCAAGGAGTCGCTCGGCAAGCTGCTGAACGCGGTCAAGGCGCTCTGA